GTTTATCCAACAGATCATACAGCAGGAGGGCCTTCTGCTCTATCTGCTGCTAGAAGCATTAGGGCTttggacacggggagattagtcgcccgcgacaaaactcacctgttcgcgggcgactaatctccccaagttgccttcacctgccatcccaccggcgacaatgtaagtcgccagtgggatggcacacgcggcggcgcgatttcgggaaatatttttcggcgatttgcgcgaaatcgcgccgctgcgtgtgccatcccaccggcgacttacattgacATTGTtattgccagagcccttagcaaaCAAATCCTTACACAGCTGAGAGCTTGTGCTGTTTCAAAATCCAGCATCAAATAATGCTGTCCCCAATTTATTTGGCAACAACtcaaaggggggaattcacaaaagtagtgaaattgagacaaaataaaatcaaagatagatttgttggattttccaccttaGTCATAAGCCtccattttgtgaatttgtcttttaaacagacttaTTTCAGATTTGTCTTTTATATGGGATTTTACCTACATTTTCTTATAAATTTGTCTTTGAAACTGTTGGtatgccatcaaacccagtcccacatctacatgagccttgtaATAATTTTGCATTTCATCTGACAgttgtttcactttaggggcatttcctgaagggtagTTTGCCTAGCAAAACTACATATTTTttaccaaaaaaataaagaaattgctattttgcataatatagggatatatatcACGAAGCGCCACCACAGAAATCATCATACTGCATTTCAGATTCCAAGGCCTCTTAACAGTAAGTTGACCCCAGGAAggggagggtttgtggcaggagcggggagctgcggaatctttgtggcaggagcagggagcggagggggggcgggcttgtgcttttcagcccatacagacacgctggacaagatggcggcgccgttcactgaaacaagtatgtaagttctagtatgtgtatctctggaaatcttttattaggcaagccaggaatatagtgtttttacacagcaatactactatttaatagtgtgcttaatagatttttactttccttctcctttaagagaagaaGTGAATCGCCAGCTGCACTTCATCTCTACCTcatatagttacattgggttgaaaaaagagtccatcaagttcaacccttccaagtaaacacagcacacacaaacttatactgacctatctataaaccatatataccaacatcaatactaactgtattgGGGAGTCTGTTGTACCATAGTTCCCCCCCCTCCCCGGCTCTTCTCTTACCTTTAAATATAGCAGCACAGTTGGGGCAGGGAAGTGCAGGGGTAGGAGGGACTGTACCAGCATTTTACTTGCCATTCCCAGGTGTCGCTATCGAAAGACCAAGGTGATGCCTAATAAGTATGTAAAATCGTAACATGGGGGTACTTTTTTTGCCTGCTCAGTCTTCCAAGAATGCACAAGAATCAATACCTCTGGGCTACATGAAAAGACTTCTTACTGTTTACTTAGAAGCTATAAGGGATGAAGCCTCAATTATTATGCAAATCTGTATGCTGCTTAAGTctaattttattattttccttgctATAGGGTTAAAAATTTGTTCTGCAGTGTTTCACACAAGTTTGTTTGCACCATTACAATGAAATGACAACAGCAAATACATATGTATGCTTAGATACCTTGCAATTTTCTAAACAGCATAAAATGTATAAACAACTTTTACAATTCTGCAATGTCATGTGACCTCTATGGattttgcagttatttttttttctgcacttgCAGGCATGAACTAAATCTTGCAAATTTGTATATCAGTGTATAGGAATTACTTTAATTTCTTTTTGTTCTTCTAGTTACAATTGTTTGAGATGGGAAGTTTGAAAGTCTTCGGGTTTTTGAGGACCTAGTAAGGAATCTGAAGATAGAAGAGAGGCTTTTATAGGGTGCAAGTTCATGGTTTTCTGTTCCAGCAGATACCTTGGGGCAGTCAAATTTCATTAGGGAGCCAGTAGGTCTATCTAATGGCTTGTTGCTAAGTACCCAGCTTCGGCAGTTTGTGTGCATCCAAGTCTGTATTTCAGGATCAGTCCTAGCCTGATGTTGAGAATGGTGCCTTGAGTCTATAAATGCTACTGCGCAGACCTTGCTCAtaacttcttttcttttcttgcaCAAAAGATCAAGAAAGACTAGTCCCCCATAACCATGTGCAATAAAAGCCACATTCTTAGCAGCACTTGTTGAAATGAAATGATCCCAAACATAACTAGTATGCTCTTCTGGGGAACTACAACATCTTTTAGGTATAAGCAGCTTTCTGCTCGTTCTAAGCAAATCACTCCCATCACAGGGTACAGACATAGATAGCTCTTCTTCCTTTTTAATAATCAAGTGAGGCTCTTCTTTCATTTCAACAAAATTGTCATTTGGATTTAACACAATCAAAGACCCATACTCCCTCAGTGCAGTTTTAATGTATGGAATTTGTGTTCCCTTTTCTAGAGAATGGTGAAATATCACTTTTTGCCCCCACTGACCAGCTCTAATAACACCTTTGTCTTGAAGAAGGACAAGTAGGCTTGTTGGCACGCCCAAGCCTTCCTTACTcatgaaaaaaaatgactttggttCTTCTTCTTTAGCATCGATTGGAATGGGAATCCTCTCAAGATTGCATTCCTTCTCAAGAAGTTCATATACGTGAAGGGTTATCAACTTTCCAAGCATTTTATAGCGTTTGTGGTTCCTTTCATGTTCTTTTTTGTAATAGCTATAGACAAATGGC
This sequence is a window from Xenopus tropicalis strain Nigerian chromosome 2, UCB_Xtro_10.0, whole genome shotgun sequence. Protein-coding genes within it:
- the LOC100216245 gene encoding putative protein FAM172B, producing MMEGLLRFKMDVEISQNMEDLEYYFNENGELRHMLTKKPFVYSYYKKEHERNHKRYKMLGKLITLHVYELLEKECNLERIPIPIDAKEEEPKSFFFMSKEGLGVPTSLLVLLQDKGVIRAGQWGQKVIFHHSLEKGTQIPYIKTALREYGSLIVLNPNDNFVEMKEEPHLIIKKEEELSMSVPCDGSDLLRTSRKLLIPKRCCSSPEEHTSYVWDHFISTSAAKNVAFIAHGYGGLVFLDLLCKKRKEVMSKVCAVAFIDSRHHSQHQARTDPEIQTWMHTNCRSWVLSNKPLDRPTGSLMKFDCPKVSAGTENHELAPYKSLSSIFRFLTRSSKTRRLSNFPSQTIVTRRTKRN